The following coding sequences lie in one Nitrospirota bacterium genomic window:
- a CDS encoding phosphatidylserine decarboxylase family protein, whose product MKFASEGYPFIIFFAAVSGILFWIGGPGIAVIPVFLTLFMFYFFRDPERSVTEGNNVFVAPADGKIIVIKDLFENEHLHADVKQISIFMSPFNVHVNRVPCDGRVKNVQHVKGKFLAAYKDEASLQNEHIDMVYETQYGDLLLRQVAGFVARRAVCRKTEGDSLRRGERYGLIKFSSRVDIYLPKDTLIKIRLGDMVKAGETVLGEISGGSSHGSST is encoded by the coding sequence ATGAAATTCGCTTCTGAAGGCTATCCGTTCATTATCTTCTTTGCTGCCGTCTCCGGAATTCTGTTCTGGATCGGCGGACCCGGCATTGCTGTCATTCCCGTTTTCCTGACCCTTTTCATGTTCTATTTCTTCAGAGATCCCGAGCGTTCCGTGACTGAAGGGAACAATGTCTTTGTTGCGCCTGCTGACGGGAAAATCATTGTTATAAAGGACCTGTTTGAGAATGAGCATCTCCATGCCGACGTAAAGCAGATAAGCATATTCATGTCCCCTTTTAATGTGCATGTGAACCGCGTGCCCTGCGACGGCAGGGTAAAGAACGTTCAGCATGTGAAGGGAAAATTCCTCGCTGCCTATAAGGACGAGGCCTCGCTGCAGAACGAGCATATAGATATGGTGTATGAAACGCAATACGGAGATCTATTGCTGAGGCAGGTTGCGGGTTTTGTTGCCCGCAGGGCTGTCTGCAGGAAGACTGAGGGAGACAGCTTGCGGCGGGGGGAGCGCTATGGACTGATTAAGTTCAGTTCAAGGGTTGATATCTATCTTCCAAAGGATACGCTGATAAAGATCAGGCTGGGTGATATGGTCAAGGCCGGAGAGACGGTCCTCGGCGAGATTTCAGGGGGTAGCAGTCATGGAAGCAGTACATAA
- the folK gene encoding 2-amino-4-hydroxy-6-hydroxymethyldihydropteridine diphosphokinase has translation MSIVFIGIGSNLGNRQENCLEAIRLLKNRGVKVTKQSSMIETEPWGVTEQPHFINLAIEAGTDLGPEEFLLLLKNIERAMGREKTAHWGPRVIDLDILLYDDRIIDSADLKIPHPHRHERDFVLVPLMEIAPEKIHPVMNKRISELKTQLPR, from the coding sequence GTGTCGATTGTCTTTATCGGCATAGGATCGAATCTCGGCAACAGGCAGGAAAACTGTCTGGAGGCAATCAGACTGCTTAAAAACCGCGGCGTTAAGGTTACTAAGCAGTCCTCCATGATCGAGACAGAGCCCTGGGGCGTAACGGAACAGCCGCATTTTATCAACCTTGCGATTGAGGCCGGGACAGATCTTGGACCTGAAGAATTTCTCCTTCTCCTGAAAAACATAGAGAGAGCGATGGGCAGAGAAAAGACTGCACACTGGGGGCCACGCGTCATTGATCTTGATATCCTTTTGTATGACGACAGGATCATTGACTCGGCTGATCTGAAGATTCCTCATCCTCATCGGCATGAAAGAGATTTTGTGCTGGTGCCTCTTATGGAGATCGCACCGGAAAAAATCCATCCAGTAATGAATAAAAGAATCTCTGAACTGAAGACGCAATTGCCGCGATAA
- the ilvC gene encoding ketol-acid reductoisomerase: MKVYYDKDANPGVLKKKKIVIMGYGSQGHAHANNLKESGMDVTIGVRKGSSWDKAKAAGFKVMTPADAAKIADVIMILLPDEYQADIYNNEIAPNMKKGVYLAFAHGFNIHFGQIVPPAHVNVFMAAPKGPGHLVRAEYSRGSGVPCLIAVHQDPSKNTKSIALAYASANGGGRAGIIETTFKEETETDLFGEQAVLCGGVTSLIQAGFETLVEAGYAPEMAYFECLHEVKLIVDLIYEGGISNMRYSISNTAQYGDLTRGPRVVTEDTKKEMKKILTEIQDGVFAKEWMLECRANKPTFNALTRKGEEHQIEEVGGKLRSMMPWLKKGKLVDKSKA; encoded by the coding sequence ATAAAAGTTTATTACGATAAAGATGCAAATCCTGGAGTGCTGAAGAAAAAGAAGATCGTTATCATGGGATATGGCAGTCAGGGGCATGCTCACGCGAACAACCTGAAAGAAAGCGGCATGGATGTAACCATCGGCGTAAGGAAAGGCTCAAGCTGGGACAAGGCAAAGGCTGCCGGTTTCAAGGTGATGACCCCTGCAGATGCGGCAAAGATCGCCGATGTGATTATGATCCTGCTCCCTGATGAATATCAGGCTGACATCTATAATAACGAAATTGCGCCTAATATGAAGAAGGGCGTCTACCTTGCATTTGCCCACGGCTTCAATATCCATTTCGGCCAGATCGTGCCGCCTGCGCATGTGAATGTCTTCATGGCAGCACCGAAGGGACCGGGGCATCTGGTCAGGGCAGAATATTCCAGAGGCAGCGGCGTCCCCTGTCTGATCGCAGTCCATCAGGACCCTTCCAAGAATACCAAGAGCATTGCCCTTGCGTATGCCTCTGCTAACGGCGGCGGCAGGGCCGGCATCATTGAGACGACGTTCAAGGAAGAAACAGAAACTGACCTTTTTGGCGAGCAGGCAGTGCTCTGCGGCGGCGTTACCTCTCTCATCCAGGCAGGTTTTGAGACACTGGTCGAGGCGGGCTATGCCCCTGAGATGGCGTATTTCGAGTGCCTGCATGAGGTGAAGCTTATCGTAGACCTCATTTACGAGGGAGGCATATCCAATATGCGCTATTCGATCAGCAATACCGCTCAGTATGGCGACCTTACCCGCGGCCCCAGGGTGGTTACGGAGGATACAAAGAAAGAGATGAAGAAGATCCTCACCGAGATCCAGGACGGCGTTTTCGCAAAGGAATGGATGCTTGAGTGCAGGGCGAACAAACCTACCTTTAATGCGCTTACCCGGAAAGGCGAAGAGCACCAGATCGAAGAGGTTGGAGGCAAACTCCGTTCCATGATGCCCTGGCTCAAGAAGGGCAAACTGGTCGATAAGTCAAAGGCCTAA
- the pssA gene encoding CDP-diacylglycerol--serine O-phosphatidyltransferase, with amino-acid sequence MEAVHKQHGEKQPKKGVYLLPNTLTLCGMFCGFYAIMSAINDNFLYAAWAILLANIFDGLDGWIARMTNTTTRFGVELDSLSDLVAFGVAPSVMMYKWALMSYGRLGWAAAFLFVACGALRLARFNVQTGNPGSKAFKGMPIPGAASILSSVIIFYYVHWDGIPGKHVIYLLLTIFLALLMVSTLRYHGIKEVDFKEKKPFWMLIVFVMILFVMLIHPSTAIFVFAMVYLFWGIIENSILFIRRQRQKQEQPPGSTGVQ; translated from the coding sequence ATGGAAGCAGTACATAAACAGCACGGCGAAAAGCAGCCGAAAAAGGGTGTATATCTTCTTCCGAACACCCTTACGCTCTGCGGCATGTTCTGTGGCTTCTATGCCATCATGTCTGCCATAAACGACAATTTTCTTTACGCTGCCTGGGCGATACTTCTTGCTAATATCTTTGACGGACTGGACGGCTGGATTGCCCGGATGACAAACACGACTACCCGGTTCGGCGTTGAACTTGACTCACTGTCCGATCTGGTCGCGTTTGGGGTCGCACCTTCCGTCATGATGTATAAATGGGCGCTCATGTCCTATGGCAGGCTTGGCTGGGCCGCTGCATTCCTGTTCGTTGCCTGCGGAGCGCTCAGACTTGCGCGATTTAACGTCCAGACCGGAAACCCTGGTTCAAAGGCCTTCAAGGGTATGCCGATCCCCGGAGCTGCATCTATCCTTTCCTCCGTAATAATCTTTTATTATGTGCATTGGGACGGTATTCCCGGCAAGCATGTCATATATCTCCTGCTTACGATTTTTTTAGCGCTCCTGATGGTCAGCACGCTCAGATACCACGGGATAAAAGAAGTGGACTTCAAGGAGAAGAAGCCCTTCTGGATGCTCATTGTTTTTGTGATGATCCTGTTTGTGATGCTGATTCACCCGTCCACGGCAATTTTTGTTTTTGCGATGGTGTACCTCTTTTGGGGTATAATTGAAAATAGCATTCTCTTTATAAGAAGGCAGAGGCAGAAGCAGGAACAACCACCAGGATCAACAGGAGTGCAATGA